The Desulfovibrio sp. Fe33 genome includes a window with the following:
- a CDS encoding N-acyl amino acid synthase FeeM domain-containing protein encodes MPEKEKGENNLLNGVERRRTLRIRRSSLIDSKLEGLEKPSIKIAETKEELEQAFKTVYSVYRGTNYIAEDHPSEMSYSVFSLLPTTCAFIFKEYLTVISTMSFYIDSEAFGLPMDSLYKQEIDALRAQGRKVAEIGALATPRRRRWSNLVVYLSKALFNYAHLTGVDDMCIMVNPKHVRFYKDIFLFQDFGEERWYKGVNAPAVALRISFRDYNDAMFEAYGQSDFDTNLYGFFTRVNNSILAPHILQPVERNKPLSPENLRYFLSLRPEILDGLTAEQLDQFKLLYHEAFYA; translated from the coding sequence ATGCCAGAAAAAGAAAAAGGCGAGAACAATTTGCTAAACGGAGTCGAGCGCCGCAGAACCTTACGCATCCGAAGGTCTTCCCTGATCGACAGCAAGCTGGAAGGACTGGAAAAACCCAGTATCAAGATCGCTGAGACCAAGGAAGAGCTGGAGCAGGCTTTCAAGACGGTCTACTCCGTTTATCGGGGAACTAATTATATCGCCGAGGATCATCCCTCGGAGATGTCTTACAGCGTGTTCAGCCTTCTGCCCACTACGTGCGCCTTCATCTTCAAGGAATACCTGACCGTTATCTCGACCATGTCTTTTTATATCGACAGTGAGGCGTTCGGCCTGCCCATGGACAGTCTGTACAAGCAGGAGATCGACGCCCTGCGCGCCCAAGGCCGCAAGGTCGCCGAGATAGGTGCCCTGGCGACTCCCCGCCGTCGGCGCTGGTCCAACCTTGTTGTCTACCTGTCCAAGGCCTTGTTCAACTACGCGCATTTGACGGGCGTGGACGACATGTGCATCATGGTCAATCCCAAGCACGTACGCTTTTACAAGGACATCTTTTTGTTTCAGGATTTCGGCGAAGAGCGCTGGTACAAGGGGGTAAACGCCCCGGCCGTGGCATTGCGCATCTCTTTCCGCGATTACAATGACGCCATGTTCGAGGCCTACGGCCAGTCGGATTTCGATACAAACCTCTATGGGTTCTTCACGCGGGTGAACAATTCGATTCTCGCGCCGCATATCCTTCAGCCGGTGGAACGAAACAAGCCCCTGAGTCCGGAAAATCTGCGTTACTTCCTGTCGCTTCGTCCGGAAATACTGGACGGCTTGACGGCCGAGCAGCTCGACCAGTTCAAGCTCTTGTACCATGAGGCATTTTACGCATAG
- a CDS encoding PilZ domain-containing protein produces MMSDLVKVCFDMNRESFQALKRMAREEGVDCSQYVLSIVEGSLKDFVSRDWTLSGKDRRKHPRVDVSIPAISCVKFSDREMRSYPVVVDDISRGGLRISFRDVSPEMGEKLADSLYFEVFFTVPQLSQTVSFYCKRLRHKVDRDMTMVGVFEGHNSEAASMVDAMLQSYIA; encoded by the coding sequence ATGATGTCTGATTTGGTTAAAGTGTGTTTCGACATGAATCGGGAGAGTTTTCAGGCACTCAAGCGCATGGCTAGAGAGGAAGGCGTTGATTGTTCCCAGTATGTCTTAAGTATTGTCGAGGGAAGCCTGAAGGATTTCGTGAGTCGAGACTGGACACTGAGCGGTAAGGATCGGCGGAAGCATCCCCGGGTGGATGTGTCAATTCCGGCGATATCTTGCGTAAAGTTTTCCGACAGGGAGATGCGCAGCTATCCTGTGGTTGTGGATGACATCTCCCGGGGCGGTCTTCGGATTTCCTTCAGGGACGTTTCTCCGGAAATGGGCGAAAAGCTGGCTGATTCCTTGTACTTCGAAGTTTTTTTCACTGTCCCTCAATTGTCCCAGACGGTGTCGTTCTACTGTAAACGGCTGCGCCACAAGGTGGATCGGGACATGACGATGGTCGGGGTGTTCGAGGGGCACAACTCCGAGGCGGCTTCGATGGTGGACGCAATGTTACAAAGCTATATTGCGTAG